AGTAATTCCATGTTTGTTCTCAGAGAAGTGCTATCgaaatttcatacattttgacTTTCGAGGAACACTTTTTTGCACAAAGATATCTCACTTTACTTTTTCACtccatattaatttacttacaaCAAAGAGCCAATTGACAGCACCACATTGCACAGagtataatactttataaattgtCGGCATTTGGCGCATTGCTTCCAGTAATTTGTAGGTAGTATTTTagaatatctaatttaattaagataggCGTGAAAGTAAAAAGTatcaattgtttatatttaacgtaataacaataggtattttaaaactataatatttttaaaactatagtaTTTTAAACCTATTTAAACACAATGAGTATGGAAGCAATTGCAACTCCGCCTTCGGTTTCATGGGCACAGAGAAATGCCATtgtgtttttaacttttaatgtgGAATGTGAAAAACCAGACATTAAAATAGAGAAAAAATCTATTTCCTTTAAAGGGATTTGTATACCTGAACAGAAATTGTACGAAGTTGAAATACCGTTATATGCAGAAATAGATCCAGAAAAGAGTACTCATGTAAATAAAGGCAGGCTTATTGAGGTTGTCTTAGCTAAAGAGCGGCCGGATGAGACGTACTGGCCTTCTTTGACCAGTGACAAAAAGAAACACCACTGGCTTAGAGTAGATTTTAACCGGTGGCAGGATGAAGATGAGAGTGGTACGGAGCTAGATGAAAATTATGATATGTTCTCAAATAAAATTGGTGACTTTGGAGACGAATATGAGAATGATGATTCAAGCTCTATCGAAGAAGAAGATTTACCAGATGTAGAATAAAGaccttaaacaaaataatagttaatggTATAACAATATATGTCAGGTGTGAATCTGTAATTAATCATTGATTACAATGGCTTTTTATACAAGAATTAGAATTGCTCACTTTTATGTTTTGATATTCATATCTGCAGGATctgatttatgttttaaaaataattttaagacatAAGGCTagcaattattgaatattatgtgGAAAAAATGTTGGGAAATTTAAGTAGGTTATCACATTAAATTAATcactagtattttttataataaatatggtcAACATGTTTAATAGAAGtgcataaaaatacattgttaattaaacttttcaaaATATTCCATGCATAGCTTgtaatgtttgttatatttaatgtgtGAAATAGTTAATTGTGGCCGTAACTTTTACAACACAATTTTTACatgcatgtatttatttttaaaatattgcatttaagTGTTAAAACAGTTGCTGAGATgctttattttatgttgttttaaaactattgaAATTACATAAGAAAGAAAGACATTGGCTTACTTTTTACATATCTAAAAGATACCTGAAATGCAAGAAACTAAAACAGTACAACTctttacattttgttatatttatcagttaaactaaacaaaattttattattttaataattgtatcctGCATAAAATTGGAATTGATTGTTAACAAAGGTTTTActacataaatgtttaatacattatattgctTTGTCTTTGCTATagcgcaaataaaaaaaactcaatgatcatcaaaatacttacatttttagTTTCTAAATTTGAACcgccatttttaatatataatacagtttAGGATAATTTGGcgccaaatattttattaatactttattttgttttattattgtttttatttttgagtaatAAGATACTTGATTTGTAACTAAtactttatgtatgttataaaatcaagttaagattttgttttattccacCAAGTGTTATATATGGCAGGTTTTAATTGTCCtttcaacttaaataaataagtatcttgattttgttttattattattattgtaccattttaattttctttgtatcaaataatctaagtatataaactaaaatatatactattttagtttttatacttAGTGTTTTAATGTGTGTGTAAAAGTGTTTTAAATGTCGTTGTTAATCTCAATTACAACATACTTAATGACATTCTGTTATATCAGCTTTCTCTTTAA
This genomic window from Vanessa tameamea isolate UH-Manoa-2023 chromosome 5, ilVanTame1 primary haplotype, whole genome shotgun sequence contains:
- the LOC113392743 gene encoding uncharacterized protein CG16817-like; the encoded protein is MSMEAIATPPSVSWAQRNAIVFLTFNVECEKPDIKIEKKSISFKGICIPEQKLYEVEIPLYAEIDPEKSTHVNKGRLIEVVLAKERPDETYWPSLTSDKKKHHWLRVDFNRWQDEDESGTELDENYDMFSNKIGDFGDEYENDDSSSIEEEDLPDVE